From one Lotus japonicus ecotype B-129 chromosome 3, LjGifu_v1.2 genomic stretch:
- the LOC130744570 gene encoding aspartic proteinase CDR1-like: MVQTLQVCYNQHSPILYPTKSKTYGTIPGSSSKCQSLVDSNPCSNNTKQTCEYTIIYGHKSTSQGDFSIETFTLKSKNGSPISFPNIVIGCGHNNTLPFMFTEPNAGTIGLIGGHLSLITQMGSSIGGKFSYCLVPMFLDPNTSSELNFCDAAIVSRKGAVSTPIVQGLLILEAFSVGNKRIEFGNSSSGSIQEGNTLIDSGTTISFLLDDVYYILEQIVKDVVKLNPIEDPTQLGFSLCYETTTLQLLVMRAPCVQSHAFGTSEKEARMHLECMQVILPFYAQMEVWFIMLPGERILDLQKRFTHLTNHLIALGKEFTNKDLNLKVLRSLTRA, from the exons ATGG TGCAAACCTTGCAAGTTTGTTACAACCAACACTCTCCAATTTTGTATCCAACAAAATCCAAGACATATGGAACCATTCCTGGCTCTTCTTCTAAATGTCAGTCTTTGGTTGATTCTAATCCTTGTTCTAATAATACTAAGCAAACTTGTGAGTACACCattatctatggtcataaatcAACTTCACAAGGAGATTTTAGTATTGAAACCTTCACTTTGAAGTCCAAAAATGGCTCTCCCATCTCATTTCCAAACATTGTCATTGGATGTGGACATAACAATACACTTCCATTTATGTTTACAGAGCCAAATGCCGGCACAATTGGCCTTATAGGTGGCCATCTTTCTCTAATAACTCAAATGGGTTCTTCAATTGGTGGGAAGTTCTCCTATTGTTTGGTGCCAATGTTTCTAGATCCTAACACCTCAAGCGAACTCAATTTTTGTGATGCTGCTATTGTTTCTAGAAAGGGGGCTGTCTCAACTCCCATAGTCCAAGGTCTCTTAATCTTGGAAGCATTTAGTGTGGGAAACAAGAGAATAGAGTTTGGAAACTCTTCCTCTGGATCTATTCAAGAGGGAAATACCTTAATTGACTCAGGCACAACAATAAGTTTTTTGCTAGATGATGTTTACTACATACTAGAACAAATAGTGAAGGATGTGGTTAAACTAAATCCTATTGAAGATCCTACTCAATTAGGATTTAGTCTTTGCTACGAAACTACGACGTTACAACTGCTGGTGATGCGTGCACCATGCGTGCAGAGCCATGCTTTTGGCACATCAGAGAAGGAGGCACGCATGCAT cttgaatgcatgcaagttatcTTACCTTTCTATGCACAAATGGAAGTTTGGTTTATAATGTTACCGGGAGAGAGAATTCTTGACTTGCAAAAGAGGTTCACCCACTTAACTAATCATTTAATTGCTCTTGGTAAAGAATTTACTAACAAAGATTTGAATTTGAAGGTTCTTAGATCTTTGACAAGGGCTTGA